The Cucumis melo cultivar AY chromosome 6, USDA_Cmelo_AY_1.0, whole genome shotgun sequence genome includes a region encoding these proteins:
- the LOC103500159 gene encoding transposon Tf2-1 polyprotein isoform X1 — translation MTKAVEERLETVELEMKRLPVIEENIALLAKSITEMNSQIDKQAQQQQVILKYIEGIVKEDSPERKIEEGSTSKVTMAEASPLAMVEEPKLETKTEEERSVDRSKFKKVEMPVFDGTEPDSWLFRADRYFKIHNLTDSEKLTVAVISFDGPALDWYRSQEEREAFAGWDDLKQKMLVRFRATREGTLVGRFLTIKQETTVEEYRNRFDKLLAPVASLPTVVLEETFMNGLSPWLKSEVETLEPNGLAQMMKLALKIENREMVRRECGLISAYDSKTGHKPLQTKNTIATATKEGTTSGSWPMRTITLREVATGDNRREGPTKRLSDAEFQARREKGLCFRCGEKYFAGHRCKLKEHKELRMLVVKEGGEELEIVEEEFFDAEAEMKQVDVQGVENLNIELSLNSVVGLNNPGTMKVKGKVGGEEVVILIDCGATHNFIAEDLVTRLGVTLQETPNYGVILGSGTAVKGKGVCQDVEVHLEGWKVTDSFLPLQLGGVDMILGMQWLHSLGVTEVDWKRLVLTFHHQGKKVVIRGDPSLTKARVSLKNLMKSWGADDQGFLVECRTIECGPLEEYEQDREPGEMNAEPIAALLQRFARVFEWPSTLPPQRGIDHHIYLKSGADPANVRPYRYAHHQKEEMERLVDEMLTSGIIRPSKSPYSSPVLLVRKRDGSWRFCVDYRALNNVTIPDKFPIPVIEELFDELKGASVFSKIDLKAGYHQIRMCPEDIEKTAFRTHEGHYEFLVMPFGLTNAPSTFQALMNQVFKPYLRRFVLVFFDDILVYSQGMEEHLQHLEVVLGLLQEKELYVNMEKCSFAKPRISYLGHFISEQGIEADPEKIRAVSEWPTPANVREVRGFLGLTGYYRRFVKNYGTIAAPLTQLLKKGAYKWGEEEEAAFGKLKRAMMTLPVLTMPDFSLPFEIESDASGFGVGAVLTQCRKPVAYFSKTLSIRDRSRPVYERELIAVVLAVQRWRPYLLGRKFTVKTDQRSLKYLLEQRVVQPQYQKWVAKLLGYSFEVVYQPGLENKAADALSRITPTAQLNQITAPALIDVEILKEETRQDPALREIIRLIEEQGMEIPHYTLQQGVLKFKGRLVVSNKSTLLPTILHTYHDSVFGGHSGFLRTYKRLAGEIYWKGMKRDVMRYCEECAICQRNKSSALTPAGLLMPLEIPDAIWSDISMDFIEGLPKSKGWDVILVVVDRLSKYSHFLLLKHPFTAKMVAETFIKEVVRLHGYPRSIVSDRDKVFLSHFWKELFRLAGTKLNRSSSYHPQSDGQTEVVNKSVETYLRCFCGEKPQEWSQWLHWAEYWYNTTYHSSIGITPFQAVYGRLPPPLIYYGDMETPNSTLDQQLKDRDITLGALKEHLKLAQERMKKQADSKRREVEFQEGDMVFLKLRPYRQASIRKKRNEKLSPKYFGPYRVLERIGKVAYRLELPAEAAIHPVFHVSQLKKAVGRGETVQSLTPYINENHEWITQPEEVYGYRKNPSTREWEALISWKGLPPHEATWESCTDMKYQFPEFHLEDKVDLEEESDARPPILFTYHRKNKKKHETNEGETSGKEDHNHETNPEQARVEGEESKEDGDQRGDPQSVSSGD, via the coding sequence CCGATATTTTAAGATACACAACCTGACGGATTCAGAGAAACTCACGGTGGCGGTGATCAGTTTCGATGGGCCTGCGTTGGATTGGTACCGATCACAAGAAGAGCGGGAAGCTTTTGCCGGCTGGGATGATTTAAAACAGAAAATGCTGGTGAGGTTCCGAGCGACCAGGGAAGGAACGTTGGTGGGCAGGTTCTTAACGATCAAGCAGGAGACCACAGTCGAGGAATACCGGAACCGTTTCGACAAGCTACTGGCTCCGGTGGCTTCCCTACCTACGGTGGTGTTAGAAGAAACGTTTATGAACGGGTTAAGCCCATGGTTGAAGTCTGAAGTAGAAACCCTGGAGCCCAATGGGCTGGCCCAGATGATGAAGCTGGCTTTGAAGATAGAAAATAGGGAAATGGTCCGAAGGGAATGTGGGCTGATCAGTGCCTACGATAGTAAAACGGGCCATAAACCCCTGCAAACTAAGAACACCATAGCGACAGCCACGAAAGAAGGAACGACCAGTGGAAGTTGGCCAATGAGAACGATCACCCTAAGAGAGGTAGCTACGGGGGATAACCGACGGGAAGGGCCCACGAAAAGGTTGTCTGACGCAGAGTTCCAAGCTCGAAGAGAAAAGGGCTTGTGTTTCCGTTGTGGGGAGAAGTACTTTGCAGGGCATCGATGCAAATTGAAAGAACATAAGGAGCTCCGGATGCTCGTAGTCAAAGAAGGAGGGGAAGAGTTAGAGATTGTGGAGGAGGAATTCTTTGATGCGGAGGCTGAGATGAAACAAGTAGACGTGCAAGGCGTGGAGAACTTAAACATCGAATTGTCGCTTAACTCCGTGGTGGGATTGAATAACCCGGGAACTATGAAGGTCAAGGGAAAGGTAGGAGGAGAAGAGGTAGTGATTCTGATCGACTGTGGGGCGACACACAACTTCATTGCGGAAGATTTGGTGACCAGATTGGGAGTAACATTGCAGGAGACACCGAACTATGGAGTGATCCTGGGGTCGGGAACAGCAGTCAAAGGGAAGGGGGTGTGCCAGGATGTCGAGGTGCACTTGGAAGGTTGGAAGGTGACAGATAGCTTCCTACCTCTGCAGCTGGGAGGAGTAGACATGATCCTAGGGATGCAGTGGCTCCACTCTCTGGGAGTGACCGAAGTCGACTGGAAAAGGCTGGTGTTGACATTCCATCATCAGGGGAAGAAGGTGGTGATACGGGGGGATCCGAGCCTTACCAAAGCTCGAGTAAGTTTGAAGAATCTGATGAAATCGTGGGGAGCTGATGATCAGGGGTTCCTCGTGGAGTGCAGAACCATAGAGTGTGGGCCGTTGGAAGAGTATGAACAGGATAGAGAGCCAGGGGAGATGAACGCGGAACCAATAGCAGCCCTGCTCCAGCGGTTTGCTCGCGTGTTTGAATGGCCCTCAACACTCCCACCCCAGCGTGGCATTGATCACCACATTTACTTGAAGAGTGGAGCTGATCCAGCCAACGTAAGGCCATACCGGTACGCGCATCATCAAAAGGAAGAAATGGAAAGACTGGTGGATGAGATGTTGACCTCAGGGATTATTCGTCCGAGCAAAAGCCCGTACTCCAGCCCGGTTCTGTTAGTGAGAAAGAGAGACGGAAGCTGGCGGTTCTGTGTAGACTATCGGGCATTGAACAACGTCACGATCCCCGACAAGTTCCCTATACCGGTGATAGAAGAATTGTTTGATGAATTGAAGGGGGCTAGTGTGTTTTCTAAAATCGATCTCAAAGCCGGTTATCATCAAATAAGAATGTGCCCAGAAGACATCGAGAAGACCGCGTTCAGAACGCATGAAGGGCATTATGAATTCCTGGTGATGCCGTTTGGATTAACCAATGCTCCCTCGACTTTTCAAGCCCTGATGAATCAAGTGTTTAAGCCGTATTTGAGAAGGTTTGTGCTGGTATTCTTCGATGATATTTTAGTGTATAGCCAAGGGATGGAAGAGCACCTCCAGCACTTAGAAGTGGTCCTAGGATTACTCCAAGAAAAGGAGTTATATGTGAATATGGAGAAATGCAGCTTTGCAAAACCGCGGATTAGTTACTTGGGGCATTTCATTTCGGAACAAGGTATCGAAGCAGATCCAGAAAAGATACGGGCAGTGAGTGAATGGCCAACTCCGGCTAATGTGCGGGAAGTTAGGGGCTTCCTAGGACTGACGGGCTACTACCGGCGTTTTGTTAAGAATTATGGAACAATAGCCGCGCCACTTACCCAGCTGCTTAAGAAAGGTGCGTACAAATGGGGTGAAGAAGAGGAGGCAGCCTTTGGTAAACTTAAGAGAGCCATGATGACTCTTCCGGTACTCACTATGCCCGACTTCAGCCTGCCTTTCGAAATTGAATCCGATGCTTCAGGGTTCGGAGTGGGGGCTGTGCTGACTCAATGCCGGAAGCCGGTGGCGTATTTCAGTAAAACTTTGAGTATTCGAGACAGATCAAGGCCAGTGTACGAAAGAGAATTAATTGCCGTAGTCCTTGCAGTCCAGAGATGGCGGCCATACCTACTGGGAAGGAAGTTCACGGTAAAGACAGACCAAAGATCGCTGAAGTATTTGTTGGAACAACGGGTGGTGCAGCCCCAATACCAGAAGTGGGTAGCAAAACTCTTGGGGTATTCGTTTGAGGTAGTTTACCAACCCGGGCTGGAAAACAAAGCAGCCGACGCCTTATCCAGGATAACTCCAACAGCACAACTGAACCAAATTACAGCTCCTGCTTTGATAGATGTAGAGATCCTCAAAGAAGAAACCAGGCAAGATCCAGCGCTGCGAGAAATCATCCGGTTGATCGAAGAACAAGGGATGGAGATACCCCATTACACCCTGCAGCAGGGGGTGCTGAAGTTTAAGGGAAGATTGGTAGTCTCAAACAAATCCACCTTGCTTCCCACGATATTGCACACCTACCATGACTCTGTGTTCGGAGGACACTCGGGGTTCTTAAGAACTTATAAGCGGCTGGCTGGGGAAATTTATTGGAAGGGAATGAAAAGGGATGTTATGCGATACTGTGAAGAGTGTGCCATCTGCCAACGAAACAAGTCATCAGCCTTAACCCCAGCAGGGCTACTGATGCCTTTAGAAATTCCAGATGCAATATGGAGTGATATCTCCATGGACTTCATTGAAGGACTACCAAAATCCAAGGGATGGGATGTGATCCTGGTGGTGGTGGATAGGTTGAGTAAATATAGTCATTTCCTGTTGCTGAAGCATCCGTTTACGGCCAAGATGGTGGCTGAAACCTTTATAAAGGAAGTGGTCAGACTCCATGGGTACCCGAGGTCTATAGTGTCCGACAGGGACAAGGTTTTCCTAAGCCATTTCTGGAAGGAACTCTTCCGTCTGGCAGGTACTAAGCTGAACAGGAGCTCCTCATATCACCCCCAATCGGATGGGCAGACCGAGGTGGTAAATAAAAGTGTCGAGACATACTTGAGGTGCTTTTGTGGGGAAAAACCACAGGAGTGGAGCCAGTGGTTACATTGGGCCGAATACTGGTACAATACAACCTATCATAGTTCGATTGGAATTACTCCTTTTCAAGCCGTCTATGGACGTTTACCTCCTCCCTTGATTTATTATGGAGATATGGAGACACCTAATTCAACGCTAGACCAGCAGCTGAAAGACAGGGATATAACGCTGGGGGCCTTGAAGGAACACTTGAAACTAGCACAAGAACGGATGAAGAAACAAGCTGACAGTAAACGAAGGGAAGTAGAATTTCAGGAAGGGGACATGGTGTTTCTCAAATTGCGTCCTTACAGACAGGCATCCatcagaaagaaaagaaatgaaaagctGTCTCCAAAGTATTTCGGACCGTATCGAGTCTTAGAAAGGATCGGGAAGGTGGCATATAGACTTGAACTACCCGCTGAGGCTGCTATCCACCCCGTGTTCCATGTATCCCAGTTGAAGAAAGCGGTCGGAAGAGGAGAAACCGTACAATCATTGACTCCATACATCAATGAAAACCACGAATGGATCACACAACCGGAAGAGGTTTACGGCTATCGCAAGAATCCATCTACTAGGGAATGGGAAGCCTTGATCAGTTGGAAAGGACTGCCCCCACACGAGGCGACATGGGAGAGTTGCACTGACATGAAATATCAATTTCCGGaattccaccttgaggacaaggtggatTTGGAAGAGGAGAGTGATGCTAGGCCACCAATTCTATTTACGTATCATaggaagaataagaaaaaacatGAAACCAATGAGGGGGAGACAAGTGGCAAAGAAGATCATAACCATGAAACCAATCCCGAGCAGGCACGTGTTGAAGGGGAAGAAAGCAAGGAGGATGGGGACCAGAGAGGGGACCCACAGTCCGTTAGTAGTGGGGATTAA
- the LOC103500160 gene encoding uncharacterized protein LOC103500160, translated as MCLLGIPFTSVVINVFTCRLENTVTMDVTFYEDRPYFPVSHLQGESVSEESNNTFEFIEPTPSTVSDIDPHPIILPTNQVPWKPYDRRNLKKEVGSSISQPPTLVQDFKPPRDQVVMRLRSEQKPVTMKLNRAIQFRAFTANLDSTTIPKNIYIALECPEWKNVVMER; from the exons atgtgtttgttgggtatccccttcaccagcgtggttataaatgttttcacctgTCGTCTAGAAAATACtgtcactatggatgttactttctaTGAGGACCGACCCTATtttcccgttagccatcttcagggggagagtgtTAGTGAGGAGTCTAAcaacacctttgaatttatcgaacctactcctagtaccgtgtctgacattgatcctcacCCTATAATCCTACCtacaaaccaagttccttggaaaCCATATGACAGGAGGAATCTCAAAAAGGAAGTTGGATCCTCTATCAGTCAGCCGCCGACTCTAGTCCAAGACTTTAAACCTCCTCGAgatcaag TGGTGATGAGATTGAGGTCAGAACAAAAACCAGTAACAATGAAGCTTAATAGAGCCATACAG TTCAGAGCTTTTACTGCCAACCTTGACTCTACCACAATAccgaaaaatatttatattgctttagagtgtcctgaatggaagaatgttgTCATGGAGAGAtga